From a region of the Rhodococcus sp. 4CII genome:
- a CDS encoding thiolase family protein — MTGREAVIVGAVRTPVGKRGGVLSAWHPADLLGHTLRHLVDRTGIDPMLIDDVIAGCVLQHDQQSSNIGRHAVLSAGLPESVPAVTVDRQCGSGQQAVTFAAQGVVAGTYDLAIACGVESMSQVSMPPAFQPGAPLGPQYGPLELARYDGGLMAQGPSSELMNEKFGLSREALDAYGIRSHERALAATRDGRFHDQLVPITADPHSPSGETITTDEGIREHLDPAKIASLKAAFAADGCTTAANSSQLSDGAAALLIADRDFAEQHGLIPRARFRALSVAAADPIIQFTAVLDATRKALQRTGLSVDDVDRFEVNEAFAGVPLMFAQEFGIADSKLNVNGGSIAIGHPLGSTGARMLTDLLCELERSDTRVGLQTICEAHGTANTTIIERL, encoded by the coding sequence ATGACCGGTCGTGAAGCAGTCATCGTCGGTGCGGTGCGCACCCCCGTCGGGAAACGCGGCGGCGTCCTCAGCGCATGGCACCCGGCCGACCTACTCGGCCACACGCTGCGTCACCTCGTCGATCGCACCGGCATCGATCCGATGTTGATCGACGACGTCATCGCCGGATGCGTGCTGCAGCACGATCAGCAGTCGTCGAACATCGGACGCCACGCCGTGCTGTCCGCCGGCCTCCCCGAGTCGGTACCCGCGGTCACTGTCGACCGGCAGTGCGGCTCCGGTCAGCAGGCCGTCACCTTCGCGGCCCAAGGCGTCGTCGCCGGCACCTACGATCTGGCCATCGCGTGCGGAGTCGAATCGATGTCGCAGGTCAGTATGCCGCCGGCGTTCCAGCCGGGTGCCCCGCTGGGCCCCCAGTACGGGCCCCTCGAACTCGCCCGCTACGACGGCGGACTCATGGCCCAGGGACCGTCGTCCGAGCTGATGAACGAGAAGTTCGGCCTCAGCCGCGAAGCACTCGACGCGTACGGCATCCGCAGCCACGAGCGCGCCCTGGCCGCCACCCGCGACGGCCGGTTCCACGACCAACTGGTCCCGATCACGGCCGATCCACACTCCCCCTCGGGCGAGACGATCACGACGGACGAGGGCATCCGCGAGCATCTCGACCCGGCGAAGATCGCCTCGCTGAAGGCGGCGTTCGCGGCCGACGGTTGCACCACAGCCGCGAATTCTTCGCAGCTCAGCGACGGCGCCGCGGCACTGCTCATCGCCGACCGCGACTTCGCCGAGCAACACGGTCTGATCCCGCGGGCCCGGTTCCGGGCGCTGTCCGTCGCGGCGGCCGACCCGATCATCCAGTTCACCGCGGTGCTCGACGCGACCCGTAAGGCACTGCAGCGCACCGGCTTGTCCGTCGACGATGTCGACCGCTTCGAGGTCAACGAGGCGTTCGCCGGCGTGCCGCTGATGTTCGCACAGGAATTCGGCATCGCCGACAGCAAGCTCAATGTCAACGGCGGATCCATCGCCATCGGGCACCCGCTCGGGTCCACCGGGGCCCGGATGCTCACCGACCTGCTGTGCGAGCTCGAACGTTCCGACACCCGCGTGGGGTTGCAGACCATCTGCGAGGCCCACGGCACCGCCAACACCACCATCATCGAACGACTCTGA
- a CDS encoding long-chain-fatty-acid--CoA ligase — MTTEIVQGLPSTHGDHYQLNTTTLIRHSARTYPEQEIVYRTADGGWDRYTYADAYVRIIRSANALRSIGIGPADVVGILDWNSKRHFELYWAIPGLAAAMLQMNLRLAPEDLGYVTGHSDASVVLVDESLLPVAEALAPHAPGVKTWIVMTDKPLSEIVTTLRGVVHWEDLLATADATIDWPVIDETSTYSACYTTGTTGRPKGIYYSHRGIYLHTLAQAAGLGMRSDDAVMLITPMFHGQSWGLPQAAVYSAAKVILPGRYVAQDTSVLVDAMITEQVTVANGAPAIFQPMMDYIKTLDVAPDFSRARLLSGATEPALSLMRDFYEITGGDIIHAYGATETTPLVAINGPLKPSLRGRITDEQKWDLKRPQGMPVNGIDIRIVDAEGNDLPHDGTSQGEVLLRGPWIIERYHKLDDDVDKFSGGYWRSGDVGRIDTNGYLKLTDRLKDVVKSGGEWISSIDMENALVGHPKIKEAAVVGVPHPKWQERPLALVVTVDGTELDLTEIHGVLDGTFAKWQFPDTVLFVDALPRTSVGKLDKKVLRSRHADLYTEKR, encoded by the coding sequence GTGACCACCGAGATCGTTCAGGGCCTGCCGTCCACTCACGGCGATCATTACCAGCTCAACACCACCACTCTGATCAGGCACTCCGCCCGCACCTACCCCGAGCAGGAGATTGTCTACCGCACCGCCGACGGCGGCTGGGACCGCTACACCTACGCCGACGCGTACGTGCGGATCATCCGCAGCGCCAACGCCTTGCGCTCGATCGGTATCGGGCCGGCCGATGTGGTCGGCATCCTCGACTGGAACAGCAAGCGCCACTTCGAGCTGTACTGGGCCATTCCCGGTCTCGCCGCGGCGATGTTGCAGATGAACCTGCGACTGGCCCCCGAGGACCTCGGTTACGTCACCGGTCACAGCGACGCCTCCGTGGTGCTGGTCGACGAATCGTTGCTGCCCGTCGCCGAGGCCCTGGCACCGCACGCGCCGGGTGTGAAGACGTGGATCGTGATGACCGACAAACCGCTGTCGGAGATCGTCACCACACTGCGCGGCGTCGTGCACTGGGAGGACCTCCTGGCGACGGCCGACGCGACGATCGACTGGCCGGTGATCGACGAAACATCGACGTACAGTGCGTGTTACACGACTGGCACCACTGGGCGCCCGAAGGGAATCTACTACTCGCACCGCGGCATCTATCTGCACACCCTCGCCCAGGCCGCCGGGCTGGGGATGCGCAGCGACGACGCCGTCATGCTCATTACCCCCATGTTCCACGGGCAGAGCTGGGGTCTGCCCCAGGCCGCGGTCTACAGCGCCGCGAAGGTCATCCTGCCCGGCCGCTACGTCGCGCAGGACACGTCGGTACTGGTGGACGCCATGATCACCGAGCAGGTCACCGTCGCCAACGGGGCGCCCGCGATCTTCCAGCCGATGATGGACTACATCAAGACGCTGGACGTCGCCCCCGACTTCTCCCGGGCCCGCCTCCTGTCCGGCGCGACCGAACCGGCACTGTCGCTGATGCGCGACTTCTACGAGATCACCGGCGGCGACATCATCCACGCCTACGGCGCCACCGAAACCACCCCGCTCGTCGCGATCAACGGACCACTCAAGCCCTCGCTGCGCGGCAGAATCACCGACGAGCAGAAGTGGGACCTCAAACGCCCGCAGGGGATGCCGGTCAACGGCATCGACATTCGCATCGTCGACGCCGAGGGCAACGACCTGCCGCACGACGGCACGAGCCAGGGCGAAGTCCTGCTGCGGGGCCCGTGGATCATCGAGCGCTACCACAAGCTCGACGACGACGTCGACAAGTTCTCCGGCGGCTACTGGCGCAGCGGCGATGTCGGTCGCATCGATACCAACGGGTACCTCAAGCTCACCGACCGACTCAAGGACGTCGTCAAGAGCGGCGGGGAATGGATCTCCTCGATCGACATGGAAAACGCGCTCGTCGGGCACCCGAAGATCAAGGAGGCCGCCGTCGTCGGGGTACCCCACCCGAAATGGCAGGAACGCCCCCTTGCGCTCGTTGTCACCGTCGACGGAACCGAACTCGACCTCACCGAAATCCACGGCGTGCTCGACGGCACGTTCGCCAAGTGGCAGTTCCCCGACACGGTGCTCTTCGTCGACGCCCTGCCGCGCACCAGCGTCGGCAAGCTCGACAAGAAGGTCCTGCGATCCCGGCACGCCGACCTCTACACGGAGAAACGATGA
- a CDS encoding cation:proton antiporter, translating into MSFETLALISAAALAGPLLALRREWHLPVMLGELLVGILLGTTGIRVIHPEDPTFTFLADIGFALIMFVAGTHVPVRDATIRPALAKGAARAAIVGVLAAATGFGIARAFGTGHAALYAVLIASSSAALVLPLIDSLRLEGTPVVQTMAQVAVADTACIIALPLVINPAQAPRAAIGAVAVAASAALFYAFLKYADGRGWLLSLHQESKDRRFALELRINLSVLFALAALAVHTHVSIMLAGFALGLAVAGVGEPRRLAKQLFSITEGFLGPLFFVWLGASLNLRDLRAHPSLILLGVALGLAAVAVHCAIRLLGQPLALAALASAQLGVPVAAATIGEQSHILQPGEPSALILGALVTIGSTTFAGAMAARQGFAAPSAAGPVDGPDHR; encoded by the coding sequence ATGTCGTTCGAGACTCTCGCCCTGATCTCGGCAGCCGCCCTGGCCGGTCCCTTGCTCGCGCTTCGGCGGGAGTGGCACCTGCCGGTGATGCTCGGCGAGTTGCTCGTCGGGATCCTCCTGGGCACGACGGGTATCCGCGTGATCCACCCGGAAGATCCCACCTTCACCTTTCTTGCGGATATCGGATTCGCGCTGATCATGTTCGTCGCCGGCACCCATGTGCCCGTTCGCGATGCGACCATCCGGCCGGCGCTCGCGAAGGGCGCCGCGCGGGCGGCAATCGTCGGGGTCCTCGCGGCTGCAACCGGGTTCGGGATCGCCCGGGCATTCGGCACCGGCCATGCGGCGCTGTACGCGGTGCTCATCGCGTCGTCGTCGGCAGCGCTGGTGCTACCGCTGATCGACTCGTTGCGGCTCGAGGGCACACCCGTGGTCCAGACGATGGCTCAGGTCGCGGTCGCGGACACCGCATGCATCATCGCTCTTCCGCTCGTGATCAACCCTGCCCAGGCCCCACGCGCGGCGATAGGTGCTGTCGCGGTGGCGGCGTCGGCGGCACTGTTCTACGCGTTTCTGAAGTATGCAGACGGCCGCGGCTGGCTGCTCAGTCTGCACCAGGAATCGAAGGACCGCCGCTTCGCGCTGGAGCTGCGGATCAACCTCAGCGTGTTGTTCGCGCTCGCGGCGTTGGCCGTGCACACTCATGTGTCGATCATGCTTGCCGGTTTCGCGCTCGGGCTGGCCGTCGCGGGTGTGGGGGAGCCGCGGCGCCTGGCCAAACAGCTGTTCTCGATTACCGAAGGGTTCCTCGGTCCGCTGTTCTTCGTGTGGCTGGGCGCCTCGCTGAACCTGCGTGACCTCCGTGCGCATCCTTCGCTGATCCTGCTCGGCGTCGCGCTCGGACTCGCCGCCGTGGCCGTTCACTGCGCGATCCGCCTGCTCGGGCAGCCGCTGGCCCTCGCCGCATTGGCGTCGGCTCAGCTGGGCGTCCCGGTGGCAGCGGCGACCATCGGCGAGCAGTCGCACATCCTCCAGCCCGGTGAGCCCTCGGCGCTGATCCTCGGTGCCCTCGTCACCATCGGCAGCACCACATTCGCGGGCGCGATGGCGGCACGCCAGGGCTTCGCCGCGCCCTCCGCTGCAGGACCGGTCGACGGACCGGATCACCGGTGA
- a CDS encoding SRPBCC domain-containing protein — protein sequence MSRTIAAPPAAVYAALVDAEALEQWLPPDGMRGRLERFDPRPGGGFRMVLTYLDPTDSPGKTSDVEDVVEGEFAELTPDERVVQRAVFVADDAAFAGTMTMTWELTPVPSGTEVVVSASNVPPGIEQSAHEAGISSSLANLAAYVEQPS from the coding sequence GTGAGCAGGACCATCGCCGCGCCGCCCGCCGCTGTCTACGCCGCGCTCGTCGACGCCGAGGCGCTCGAGCAATGGTTGCCACCGGATGGCATGAGGGGGCGGCTCGAACGCTTCGACCCACGGCCGGGCGGCGGCTTCCGGATGGTGCTGACCTACCTCGATCCGACCGACTCACCAGGCAAGACCTCCGATGTCGAGGATGTGGTCGAGGGCGAGTTCGCCGAACTGACGCCCGACGAGCGTGTCGTTCAACGAGCCGTGTTCGTGGCCGACGACGCCGCATTCGCCGGCACGATGACGATGACATGGGAGCTCACCCCGGTCCCTAGTGGCACCGAGGTCGTTGTGAGCGCGAGCAACGTGCCACCGGGCATCGAGCAGTCCGCGCACGAGGCCGGGATCTCGTCCTCGCTGGCCAACCTGGCTGCGTACGTCGAGCAGCCGTCCTGA
- a CDS encoding dihydrofolate reductase family protein, producing the protein MTATYTFDVFSSLDGYGAASANWTGYWGKQGPELLDHRLALYGPDQRMVFGANTYRLFAEMLAASTEESEVRDPWVTRMRSLPATVVSSTLEGPLDWPDATVVSGDAVDVVARLEEESEVPLRSHGSLSMNRALMAAGLVDRVQVTLFPVITGQTGLDPIFRGAADFDLELVETRTLDHHIQELIYRPTLH; encoded by the coding sequence ATGACCGCGACCTACACCTTCGACGTCTTTTCCAGCCTCGACGGGTACGGCGCCGCCAGTGCCAACTGGACCGGCTACTGGGGTAAGCAGGGCCCCGAGTTGCTCGACCACCGCCTCGCCCTGTACGGCCCGGACCAGCGGATGGTGTTCGGGGCCAACACATATCGGCTGTTTGCGGAGATGCTGGCCGCGAGCACCGAGGAGTCCGAGGTGCGGGACCCATGGGTCACTCGGATGAGGAGTCTGCCGGCGACGGTGGTGTCGTCGACGCTGGAAGGCCCCCTCGACTGGCCCGACGCGACCGTCGTGAGCGGTGACGCCGTCGACGTCGTCGCCCGGCTCGAGGAGGAGTCCGAGGTGCCGTTGCGCTCGCACGGCAGCCTGTCGATGAACCGGGCGCTGATGGCCGCCGGCCTCGTCGATCGTGTGCAGGTGACGCTCTTCCCGGTCATCACCGGTCAGACCGGTCTGGACCCGATCTTCCGTGGTGCGGCCGACTTCGACCTGGAACTGGTGGAGACCCGGACGCTCGACCACCACATCCAGGAGCTGATCTACCGGCCCACCCTCCATTGA
- a CDS encoding alpha/beta hydrolase: MKFGLTDLIDPRLLPLVDESRAFYAQRVAGRGPGGWEELRAVRADAVGPAQSQPPAVEEVVVIEGRRVPLRIHTPTGRAATGVVMEIHGGGFYMGSAAGSDVRNRRLADALGVAVVSVDYRLAPEHPWPAAPDDCETAALWLAEHAEDRFGTPKLSIAGFSAGATLAMTTLLRLRTQGIFAVDSAVLQFGTYDLSARTPAGRLIADEYFLEAYAGTASDRTHPDLSPVYADLADLPPVLMVVGDADILLQDNLAMAARLSASGVDVDLRIYPDSPHGFTAHPTSMARAALDDIEAWLNGRPGPRAPREQA; this comes from the coding sequence ATGAAATTCGGACTGACCGACCTGATCGACCCGCGTCTACTGCCTCTCGTCGACGAGTCCCGCGCGTTCTACGCCCAGCGCGTGGCCGGTCGGGGTCCAGGCGGCTGGGAGGAATTGCGCGCTGTCCGAGCCGACGCCGTCGGCCCCGCCCAGTCGCAACCGCCGGCTGTCGAAGAGGTCGTCGTCATCGAGGGTCGTCGAGTCCCGCTGCGAATTCACACGCCCACGGGCAGAGCGGCGACGGGTGTCGTCATGGAGATCCACGGCGGCGGTTTCTACATGGGATCGGCCGCCGGCAGCGACGTCCGCAACCGCCGACTCGCGGACGCACTCGGCGTTGCAGTCGTGAGTGTGGACTACCGGCTCGCCCCCGAACACCCGTGGCCGGCCGCACCCGACGACTGCGAAACCGCGGCGCTCTGGCTCGCCGAGCACGCCGAGGACCGGTTCGGGACGCCGAAGCTGTCCATTGCCGGCTTCTCGGCCGGCGCCACGCTCGCCATGACCACGCTTCTGCGGCTGCGCACTCAGGGGATCTTCGCCGTCGATTCCGCTGTGCTGCAGTTCGGAACGTACGACCTCAGTGCTCGGACACCGGCCGGACGCCTGATCGCCGACGAGTACTTTCTCGAGGCTTACGCGGGCACGGCGTCAGACCGCACTCATCCTGATCTCTCCCCGGTCTATGCCGACCTCGCCGACCTGCCTCCGGTCCTGATGGTTGTCGGAGACGCCGACATCCTGCTGCAGGACAACCTCGCCATGGCCGCACGGCTGTCGGCATCCGGCGTCGACGTCGATCTCCGCATCTACCCGGATTCGCCCCACGGATTCACCGCCCACCCGACCTCGATGGCACGGGCGGCGCTCGACGACATCGAGGCGTGGCTGAACGGCCGTCCGGGCCCGCGTGCTCCGCGAGAACAGGCGTGA
- a CDS encoding carboxylesterase/lipase family protein codes for MTVLTVSTGAGKISGARTDGGARFLGVPYAAAPAGDLRFAPPHPAERWEGIRDATEYGATAPQPGLHPAQTHLAPLTGLGWVVGDGHYLNLNVWTPDPGTSGLPVMVYIHGGGFMIGSGSAPAFDGAAFARDGVVLVTLNYRLGAEGFLALSGGSTNIGLRDQIAALHWIHDNIAGFGGDPDNVTVFGESAGGTSVAFLLHSPKASGLFRRAIVQSGHDEMARPLALTEKLTQALALRLAIPATAEAFQTMPESAVFRAQAALLRTEPRPDLRDDNGVDQGHRRALFLPTTGDDVLPAPIGVPSTLSQDVALLIGTTREEANLGLGAEEFAGFDAHRAVAELAATYPGAEALLDRHGLHDLAVTAADALTSAYTDLLFRSPSRRTALRHPGRSYVYEFTWQAPHHGAAHGLDVPFVFDTTDACRGLIGDAAPDALADAMHRSWIDFATHGTPGWPSYGDTREAMMFDADPHLREDTAPIDVGAENLANTGSSADASQPNPPSGARRI; via the coding sequence ATGACCGTTCTCACCGTCAGTACCGGCGCCGGGAAAATCTCGGGTGCCCGCACCGACGGGGGCGCCCGCTTCCTCGGAGTGCCGTACGCCGCGGCTCCTGCGGGTGACCTCCGCTTCGCACCCCCGCACCCCGCCGAGCGGTGGGAAGGCATCCGGGACGCCACCGAGTACGGTGCCACCGCACCGCAACCGGGATTGCACCCCGCCCAGACGCATCTGGCGCCACTGACCGGGCTCGGATGGGTCGTCGGCGACGGCCACTACCTCAACCTCAACGTCTGGACGCCCGACCCCGGCACCAGTGGGCTGCCGGTGATGGTCTACATCCACGGTGGTGGGTTCATGATCGGCTCGGGTAGTGCCCCTGCCTTCGACGGAGCCGCGTTCGCGCGCGACGGCGTCGTTCTGGTCACCCTCAACTACCGACTCGGCGCGGAGGGCTTTCTCGCCCTGTCCGGTGGAAGCACGAACATCGGGCTACGCGACCAGATCGCAGCACTTCACTGGATCCATGACAACATCGCGGGATTCGGCGGGGACCCCGACAACGTCACCGTCTTCGGAGAATCCGCCGGTGGCACCTCGGTCGCGTTCCTGCTGCACTCCCCGAAAGCCTCCGGCCTGTTCCGACGAGCGATCGTCCAGAGCGGACACGACGAGATGGCCCGCCCGCTCGCGCTCACCGAGAAGCTGACGCAGGCACTCGCCCTGCGGCTCGCGATTCCCGCCACGGCAGAGGCGTTTCAGACGATGCCGGAATCCGCGGTGTTCCGTGCCCAGGCAGCTCTGCTCAGAACCGAGCCCCGCCCAGACCTGCGCGACGACAACGGTGTCGACCAGGGGCACCGCCGGGCGCTGTTCCTCCCCACCACCGGCGACGACGTCCTGCCCGCCCCGATCGGAGTCCCGAGCACGCTCTCCCAGGACGTCGCTCTGCTGATCGGCACCACACGCGAGGAAGCGAACCTCGGTCTCGGTGCCGAGGAGTTCGCTGGATTCGACGCTCACCGTGCCGTCGCCGAGCTCGCCGCCACCTATCCCGGCGCCGAGGCGCTCCTCGACCGTCACGGCCTCCACGACCTGGCGGTCACCGCCGCGGACGCCCTCACCTCCGCCTACACGGACCTGCTGTTCCGATCGCCGAGCCGGCGCACCGCGCTGCGCCACCCGGGCCGCAGCTACGTCTACGAATTCACGTGGCAAGCACCCCACCACGGCGCCGCACACGGTCTCGACGTCCCGTTCGTCTTCGACACCACCGACGCCTGCCGCGGCCTCATCGGCGACGCTGCACCAGACGCCCTCGCCGACGCGATGCACAGATCCTGGATCGACTTCGCAACCCACGGCACTCCGGGCTGGCCCAGCTACGGCGACACCAGAGAAGCCATGATGTTCGATGCCGATCCGCACCTTCGTGAGGACACCGCCCCCATCGACGTCGGCGCGGAGAACCTCGCGAACACCGGATCTTCCGCGGACGCCTCGCAACCGAATCCGCCTTCCGGCGCTCGACGAATATAG
- a CDS encoding enoyl-CoA hydratase/isomerase family protein produces MNPPVLQTSRQGAVAVLELCRPAAKNSLNEELLTALNIELAQLRGDDTVRAVVLTGAEGVFCAGADITAFGALRAQPLLGARPALGGTLWADLGTYPKPVLAAVEGLALGGGCELALACDIVIAGESARFGVPEVKLGVIPGGGGTQRLIRAVGKSTALAMLLTGDVVSAQRASVAGIVADVVPDGDALAHAVAMAERIANNSPLAVALAKDAALRVFETTLSQGLDHEKRNFDVSIRSADSHEGQAAFLAKRAPEFTGK; encoded by the coding sequence ATGAATCCCCCAGTCCTGCAGACATCCCGCCAGGGTGCAGTGGCGGTCCTCGAATTGTGCCGGCCGGCCGCGAAGAACAGCCTGAACGAGGAACTCCTCACTGCGCTGAACATCGAACTCGCACAGCTGCGCGGCGACGACACCGTGCGCGCCGTCGTCCTCACCGGCGCCGAGGGAGTGTTCTGCGCCGGCGCCGACATCACGGCCTTCGGCGCGCTGCGTGCACAGCCCCTACTGGGTGCCCGGCCGGCACTGGGCGGCACCCTCTGGGCAGATCTGGGCACCTACCCCAAGCCCGTTCTCGCGGCCGTGGAGGGTCTGGCGCTCGGCGGTGGTTGCGAACTCGCGTTGGCATGCGACATCGTGATCGCCGGAGAATCCGCGAGATTCGGAGTCCCTGAGGTGAAACTCGGGGTGATCCCCGGCGGTGGCGGCACCCAACGACTCATCCGCGCAGTCGGCAAGTCCACGGCCCTGGCGATGCTGCTGACCGGCGATGTCGTGTCCGCCCAGCGGGCCTCTGTCGCGGGCATCGTCGCCGACGTCGTCCCCGACGGTGATGCACTCGCCCACGCGGTCGCCATGGCCGAGCGCATCGCGAACAATTCTCCGCTCGCCGTGGCGCTGGCCAAGGACGCCGCACTGCGTGTGTTCGAAACGACCCTGTCGCAGGGTCTCGACCACGAGAAACGCAACTTCGACGTGTCCATCCGATCCGCCGACAGTCACGAGGGCCAGGCGGCATTCCTCGCCAAACGTGCGCCCGAATTCACCGGAAAGTAG
- a CDS encoding CoA transferase has protein sequence MTRPLDGIHVVSLAINLPGPLAAARLHHQGARVTKVESPSGDPLEAVAPAWYSHLTADQEVTVLDLKDPAGRSRLDVLLDAADFLITAMRPSALHRLGLAEVTTTFPRLGHIEIVGYDGAQEESPGHDLNYQAVHGTLTPPAMPTVPVADMLGAERVVTAAALALLDRARTGSAGHRRVVLDDAAADAGAAVRHGLMGPGAPLGGAVATYGIYASADGYVALGALEPHFAARVKESLDIEPTHEHLSRVFAERPTSHWEALAEEADIPLNAVLAPKPLVGAGPNTSRERQS, from the coding sequence ATGACTCGCCCCCTCGACGGCATCCACGTCGTCTCCCTCGCCATCAACCTCCCCGGCCCCCTGGCCGCCGCACGCCTCCATCACCAGGGGGCGCGCGTCACCAAGGTCGAATCCCCCAGCGGAGATCCGCTGGAAGCGGTCGCTCCCGCGTGGTATTCGCACCTCACCGCCGACCAGGAGGTCACCGTGCTGGATCTGAAGGATCCGGCCGGCCGGTCCCGGCTCGACGTCCTGCTGGACGCGGCGGATTTCCTGATCACCGCGATGCGTCCGTCCGCGCTGCATCGCCTGGGTCTCGCCGAGGTCACCACCACGTTCCCGCGGCTCGGGCACATCGAGATCGTCGGTTACGACGGAGCGCAGGAGGAGTCGCCCGGCCACGACCTGAACTACCAGGCCGTGCACGGAACCCTGACGCCTCCGGCGATGCCGACCGTCCCGGTCGCCGACATGCTGGGCGCCGAACGGGTGGTGACCGCGGCGGCGCTGGCCCTGCTCGACCGCGCACGAACCGGCTCCGCAGGGCACCGCCGTGTGGTCCTCGACGATGCCGCCGCCGACGCGGGCGCCGCCGTGCGGCACGGGCTCATGGGACCGGGTGCCCCGCTCGGCGGCGCCGTCGCCACCTATGGGATCTACGCCTCCGCCGACGGCTACGTCGCCCTCGGGGCACTCGAACCGCACTTCGCCGCACGTGTGAAGGAAAGCCTGGATATCGAACCGACGCACGAGCACCTCTCGCGCGTCTTCGCCGAGCGCCCCACCTCGCACTGGGAAGCCCTCGCAGAAGAGGCCGATATTCCCCTCAACGCGGTCCTGGCCCCGAAACCCCTTGTCGGGGCCGGCCCCAACACATCTCGAGAGAGGCAATCATGA
- a CDS encoding YciI family protein — MAKYLLLKHYRGAPAAVNDVPMDQWTPEEISAHVQYMQDFATRLEGTGEFVDGQALSPEGTFVRSDGEGRPPVTDGPFAETKDLIAGWMVIDVDSYERALELAGDLSAAPGAGGKPIHEWLEVRPFLAADRCHDDHRSDTATVTE, encoded by the coding sequence ATGGCCAAGTACTTGCTGCTCAAGCACTACCGCGGCGCTCCGGCGGCGGTCAACGACGTGCCGATGGACCAGTGGACGCCGGAGGAGATCTCGGCGCACGTGCAGTACATGCAGGACTTCGCCACCCGGCTCGAGGGGACCGGCGAGTTCGTCGACGGACAGGCACTCTCCCCGGAGGGGACGTTCGTCCGGTCCGACGGCGAGGGACGCCCGCCGGTCACCGACGGTCCGTTCGCGGAGACCAAGGACCTGATCGCCGGCTGGATGGTGATCGACGTCGACAGTTACGAGCGGGCGCTCGAACTGGCCGGCGACCTCTCGGCCGCGCCGGGGGCGGGCGGCAAACCCATCCACGAGTGGCTGGAGGTGCGCCCGTTCCTGGCCGCAGACCGGTGCCACGACGACCACAGAAGCGATACCGCGACCGTCACGGAGTGA
- a CDS encoding TetR/AcrR family transcriptional regulator, whose product MNPNDLTGKARIRNTALDLYAAHGEDGTSMRAIAKAAGVTVGLLVHHFGTKDGIRDAVDDLVVDYFAQAIAQVPHQGTPQAIAVARDAAVSEMLATHPEVVNYMRRALLEPGGHRSPLLEKLTTLTHHEIAALRDAGVASKGRQESSQVIELMVRQVGQLFLQPMVDAMWEHFNGPDAEDKDKPVLAVGIREGDRHRS is encoded by the coding sequence ATGAATCCGAACGATCTGACCGGTAAGGCGCGCATTCGCAACACCGCACTCGACCTCTACGCAGCCCACGGTGAAGACGGCACGTCGATGCGGGCAATCGCGAAGGCGGCGGGCGTCACCGTCGGCCTCCTGGTCCACCACTTCGGGACGAAGGACGGCATTCGCGACGCCGTCGACGACCTCGTCGTCGACTACTTCGCGCAAGCGATCGCGCAGGTTCCCCACCAGGGCACGCCCCAGGCGATCGCGGTGGCCCGCGATGCGGCAGTGAGCGAGATGCTCGCGACGCACCCCGAGGTCGTGAATTACATGCGCCGGGCACTCCTCGAACCCGGTGGCCACCGAAGCCCGCTGCTCGAGAAACTCACCACCCTCACTCACCATGAGATCGCGGCATTGCGCGACGCAGGTGTCGCGTCCAAGGGCCGGCAGGAATCCAGTCAGGTCATCGAGCTGATGGTCCGGCAGGTGGGGCAGCTGTTCCTGCAGCCGATGGTCGATGCGATGTGGGAACACTTCAACGGGCCGGACGCCGAGGACAAAGACAAGCCCGTGCTCGCCGTCGGCATCCGGGAAGGCGACCGGCACCGGTCCTGA